Proteins encoded together in one Lathyrus oleraceus cultivar Zhongwan6 chromosome 5, CAAS_Psat_ZW6_1.0, whole genome shotgun sequence window:
- the LOC127086048 gene encoding ultraviolet-B receptor UVR8 — protein sequence MRIMLLVLFFMFMLQATCSFFRQPANFAPDLALSLSELAAFDMCRKRAIFKPMTTEERQDLKQRCGGSWKLVLRYLLAGEACCRREKSQAIAGPGHSIAVTSKGDVYSFGSNSSGQLGHGTTDEEWRPRPIRTLQGIRIIQAAAGAGRTMLITDSGQVYAFGKDSFGEAEYGGQGSKVVTSPQLVESLKNIFVVQAAIGNFFTAVLSREGRVYTFSWGNDGKLGHHTDPNDMEPHPLLGALEDIPVVQIAAGYCYLLCLACQPSGMSVYSVGCGLGGKLGHGTRTDEKFPRLIEQFQTLNIQPMVVAAGAWHAAVVGQDGRVCTWGWGRYGCLGHGNEECEAAPKVVEALTNVKAVHVATGDYTTFVVSEDGDVYSFGCGESASLGHNAVNDEQGNRHANVLNPELVTSLKQINERVVQISLTNSIYWNAHTFALTESGKLYGFGAGDKGQLGIELVANQTERVNPERVDIDLG from the coding sequence ATGCGAATAATGCTTCTGGTTTTgttttttatgtttatgttgCAGGCAACATGCTCTTTCTTCAGGCAGCCAGCAAACTTTGCTCCGGATTTAGCGCTGTCATTATCCGAGCTTGCTGCATTTGACATGTGCCGAAAGAGAGCCATCTTTAAGCCAATGACAACAGAAGAAAGGCAAGATTTGAAGCAAAGATGTGGAGGCTCTTGGAAGTTGGTTCTGAGGTATTTATTGGCTGGAGAAGCATGTTGCAGGAGGGAGAAATCACAGGCAATAGCAGGTCCTGGTCACAGCATTGCTGTGACATCTAAAGGGGATGTTTATTCGTTTGGATCCAACAGTTCAGGACAACTCGGGCACGGCACCACCGATGAAGAATGGCGACCGCGGCCAATAAGAACTTTGCAAGGCATTCGAATTATACAAGCTGCTGCCGGTGCTGGGAGGACAATGTTGATCACTGATTCCGGACAAGTCTATGCATTTGGAAAAGATTCTTTTGGAGAAGCTGAATACGGAGGTCAAGGATCTAAAGTTGTCACAAGTCCACAGTTGGTGGAGTCTTTGAAAAACATATTTGTTGTCCAAGCTGCAATTGGTAACTTTTTTACCGCGGTATTGTCAAGAGAAGGCAGGGTTTATACATTTTCTTGGGGTAACGATGGAAAACTCGGCCACCACACTGATCCAAATGATATGGAACCTCATCCTTTATTAGGAGCTTTGGAAGACATACCAGTAGTGCAAATTGCCGCGGGATATTGCTACCTTCTTTGTTTGGCTTGTCAACCTAGTGGAATGTCAGTATACTCCGTTGGGTGTGGCTTGGGAGGCAAGCTAGGACACGGAACAAGAACTGACGAAAAGTTCCCTCGTTTGATCGAACAGTTCCAGACGCTAAACATTCAACCCATGGTGGTTGCAGCCGGTGCATGGCACGCTGCAGTTGTAGGACAGGATGGCCGTGTTTGCACATGGGGATGGGGCCGATACGGTTGTTTGGGACACGGGAATGAAGAATGTGAAGCAGCACCTAAGGTAGTAGAAGCATTGACCAATGTCAAAGCTGTTCATGTCGCAACAGGAGATTACACAACCTTTGTGGTCTCTGAAGATGGTGACGTTTATTCATTCGGTTGTGGAGAATCTGCTAGTCTCGGTCATAACGCAGTAAATGACGAACAGGGAAACAGGCATGCGAATGTGTTAAACCCCGAGCTCGTGACATCGCTGAAGCAGATCAATGAAAGGGTGGTACAGATTAGTCTGACAAATTCGATATACTGGAATGCTCATACCTTTGCTCTAACTGAATCAGGGAAGCTTTACGGATTTGGGGCAGGAGACAAAGGACAGCTAGGAATTGAACTTGTTGCGAACCAGACAGAAAGGGTAAATCCGGAACGGGTTGACATTGATCTCGGCTAA